One stretch of Chryseobacterium indologenes DNA includes these proteins:
- a CDS encoding TraG family conjugative transposon ATPase gives MVKTKKQAFDIPFIGYDYGKDFGWDFDVLFGQYGNPIIGIRIKNIVEQYSADPDNYLNFHTVLNQVVSIIGEGRIVQKLDLFSKKRYTAESSNQFLQQKYSEHFDGRLFKTIETVLLFTDIVDDKLKKKNKHYQFSEKSYKELRDKCQKVLMLLKQSGCEPQFLFEKDFEYYISGVLSMQFTETPVFDNIKSTNEYLQIGNRFVKNISYVDVENIDLPSEIDPFSILGGNGAASETAVDNFTFINELEDYEAIIYNQVITIPLQAQQQRELDKKKKKHEGAANNSPSNAIIAEEIQTLLHNIAIDGQLVVNAHFSLIFSTHTLEKMEGIQSMIENKLFTKGIIVSKNAYNQLELFRSAIPGNATELREYDLFMTTSEAALCFFFKESYPVNEESNFYLRFTDRQGVPLKVDPADLPMKTGRINNRNKFVLGPSGSGKSFLMNNIVEQYLTYNYDVVIVDTGDSYSGTCKYKGGRYIQYTEEKPITMNPFLMDKKEFNIEKIEFLTNLIFLIWQGPDATMSSAQKSILDNVLMSYYHQYFNSGTRWYESKTSEELILYLNKYNIHEEDIISDFEKQSNGQNNYYDILGIAFDAGSDEIKEAFRKLAIEYHPDKNMNNPNYDSEKFYKVYEAYETLNDEDKRKIYNETQLILIKSNEIIRQPKTAEEWNESFRKTIIKKIKELEEKLEAKELSFNGFYDYCDKFLPLYLNNKKHHITEKEFNLRTFLFVLKDFYKGGRYGTTLNESADNTLFDEPFIVFEIDNVKDNPKLFPIVTLIIMDTFIQKMRLRKDRRKALIIEEAWKAIASKLMGGYILYLYKTVRKFWGEAVVVTQELDDIIGNAVVKDSIINNSDTFILLDQTKFKDNFDKIASLLSLNKVEQNKIFTINNLNNKFGRSRFKEFYLKRGSKGEVYGNEVSLEQYLTYTTEKPEKSAVEYYVQQYGNYDEALQKIVGDLKNFGDSLENLVSLVNLYQKPLDKKVVSYYRMMKKTHKGQNIFKIISQELENRNIHFSELINQKHEEYEKV, from the coding sequence ATGGTAAAGACAAAGAAACAGGCATTTGACATTCCCTTCATCGGCTACGATTACGGAAAGGATTTCGGATGGGATTTCGATGTCCTCTTCGGACAGTATGGAAATCCAATTATCGGCATCAGGATCAAGAACATTGTGGAACAATATTCCGCCGACCCCGACAACTACCTGAACTTCCATACAGTGCTGAACCAAGTGGTATCCATTATTGGCGAAGGAAGAATCGTTCAAAAATTGGATTTGTTTTCCAAAAAGAGATACACCGCCGAATCTTCGAATCAGTTCCTCCAACAAAAATACTCCGAGCATTTTGACGGAAGACTATTTAAAACCATCGAAACGGTACTCCTGTTTACAGACATTGTGGACGATAAACTAAAGAAGAAAAACAAACACTACCAATTTTCCGAAAAAAGTTACAAGGAGCTCCGCGACAAATGCCAAAAAGTGTTGATGCTCTTGAAGCAGAGCGGTTGCGAACCCCAATTCTTATTCGAGAAAGACTTTGAATACTACATTTCGGGCGTATTGTCGATGCAGTTTACTGAAACCCCGGTTTTTGACAATATCAAAAGCACCAACGAGTATCTCCAAATCGGAAACCGCTTCGTCAAAAATATTTCCTATGTCGATGTCGAAAATATCGACCTCCCTTCAGAAATAGACCCTTTTTCCATACTGGGTGGAAATGGAGCCGCATCGGAAACAGCGGTGGACAATTTCACCTTCATCAATGAATTGGAGGATTACGAAGCCATCATCTACAATCAGGTCATCACCATTCCCCTGCAGGCGCAACAACAGCGGGAACTCGACAAAAAGAAGAAAAAGCACGAGGGAGCGGCAAACAACTCGCCATCCAACGCCATTATTGCAGAAGAAATCCAGACCCTTCTGCACAATATCGCCATCGACGGACAACTCGTGGTCAATGCCCATTTCTCCCTAATATTTTCAACACATACACTGGAAAAAATGGAAGGGATACAGTCGATGATTGAGAACAAGCTCTTTACGAAGGGGATTATCGTTTCCAAGAATGCCTACAACCAGCTCGAACTCTTCCGCTCCGCCATTCCGGGCAATGCCACGGAACTTCGAGAGTACGATTTATTTATGACGACAAGCGAAGCGGCCTTGTGTTTTTTTTTTAAAGAAAGTTACCCCGTGAACGAGGAATCCAATTTTTATCTGCGGTTTACGGACAGACAAGGCGTTCCTTTGAAAGTTGACCCAGCGGATTTGCCGATGAAGACGGGAAGAATCAACAACAGGAACAAATTTGTCCTCGGGCCATCAGGTTCTGGAAAGTCCTTCCTGATGAACAATATCGTGGAGCAATACCTGACCTACAATTACGATGTGGTGATTGTGGACACGGGCGATTCTTATTCGGGTACCTGCAAATACAAAGGCGGGAGATACATCCAGTACACCGAAGAAAAACCCATCACCATGAATCCCTTTCTGATGGACAAAAAAGAGTTCAACATCGAAAAAATAGAATTTTTGACCAATTTGATTTTCCTGATTTGGCAGGGTCCCGACGCCACGATGTCGTCCGCACAGAAATCCATTTTGGACAATGTGCTGATGTCGTACTACCACCAATATTTCAATTCGGGAACAAGGTGGTATGAAAGCAAGACTTCGGAAGAACTCATTCTCTATCTGAACAAATACAACATCCACGAGGAGGATATTATTTCAGATTTTGAGAAGCAGTCCAATGGACAAAACAACTACTACGACATTTTGGGAATCGCGTTCGATGCGGGTTCCGACGAAATCAAGGAGGCGTTCCGAAAACTCGCCATCGAATATCATCCGGACAAAAATATGAACAACCCGAATTACGACAGCGAAAAATTCTACAAGGTTTACGAAGCTTATGAAACCTTGAACGATGAAGATAAGAGAAAAATCTACAATGAGACGCAACTCATCCTCATCAAGTCCAACGAGATTATCAGGCAGCCGAAAACGGCGGAAGAATGGAACGAGTCCTTCCGAAAAACCATCATCAAGAAAATTAAGGAGCTCGAAGAAAAATTGGAGGCAAAAGAACTTTCCTTCAACGGATTCTATGACTACTGCGATAAATTTCTGCCCCTTTACCTGAACAATAAGAAACACCACATCACCGAAAAGGAATTTAATCTAAGGACATTCTTGTTCGTGCTGAAGGATTTCTACAAAGGCGGAAGATATGGAACGACACTCAACGAAAGTGCAGACAACACGCTCTTTGACGAACCATTCATCGTCTTTGAAATCGACAATGTGAAAGACAACCCGAAACTGTTTCCGATCGTGACACTCATTATCATGGATACCTTCATCCAGAAAATGCGTCTCCGAAAAGACCGAAGAAAGGCGCTCATCATCGAGGAAGCATGGAAGGCGATTGCCAGCAAATTGATGGGCGGATATATTCTCTATCTCTACAAAACCGTAAGAAAGTTTTGGGGAGAGGCGGTGGTCGTTACACAGGAATTGGACGACATCATCGGAAACGCCGTCGTAAAAGACAGTATTATTAATAACTCGGACACCTTCATATTGCTGGATCAGACCAAGTTCAAGGACAACTTCGACAAGATTGCATCACTGCTTTCATTGAACAAGGTGGAACAAAACAAGATTTTCACCATCAATAATTTGAACAACAAGTTTGGAAGAAGCCGTTTCAAGGAATTTTATCTGAAGCGGGGTTCCAAAGGAGAAGTGTACGGCAATGAGGTTTCCTTGGAGCAGTATTTAACCTACACCACGGAAAAACCCGAAAAATCCGCAGTCGAATACTATGTCCAACAATACGGAAACTACGACGAGGCTTTGCAAAAAATTGTAGGCGATTTGAAAAATTTCGGAGACAGCCTTGAAAACTTGGTATCGCTCGTCAACCTTTATCAAAAGCCATTGGACAAAAAGGTGGTTTCCTATTACAGGATGATGAAGAAGACGCACAAAGGGCAAAATATCTTCAAAATCATCTCGCAGGAATTGGAAAACCGAAATATCCATTTTTCAGAATTAATCAACCAAAAACACGAGGAATATGAAAAAGTATAA
- a CDS encoding DUF4133 domain-containing protein gives MGYYLYKGLKKPLVFFGLKGKYIIYAVAVIGAGVVAALLLSKFGLLGSLLGLLVTAGGVYLIFKRQDKNGLYDKTKNFDQIFIFPKRLNNKRFLKDGKDKETGI, from the coding sequence ATGGGATATTACCTGTACAAGGGGCTCAAAAAACCCCTTGTATTCTTCGGACTCAAAGGCAAATACATCATTTATGCGGTAGCCGTCATCGGCGCAGGTGTCGTCGCGGCACTCCTCTTATCCAAATTCGGATTGCTGGGTTCCCTGTTAGGTTTATTGGTAACCGCGGGAGGAGTCTACCTCATTTTCAAGAGGCAGGACAAAAACGGACTCTACGACAAGACCAAAAATTTTGACCAGATATTCATTTTCCCCAAAAGACTCAACAACAAAAGATTTTTAAAAGATGGTAAAGACAAAGAAACAGGCATTTGA
- a CDS encoding DUF4134 domain-containing protein translates to MMKNFIRKNVSKKKVLTLALVMLAMTPMLAQGGATAISNAASDIKDYWDPIKLILKAVGGLVGFIGGLRVYNKWTNGDQDVNKEILGYGGAMIFLIVVPEFVTAFFA, encoded by the coding sequence ATGATGAAAAATTTTATCAGAAAAAACGTGTCAAAAAAGAAAGTTCTAACCCTTGCATTGGTGATGCTGGCGATGACCCCGATGCTTGCGCAGGGCGGAGCGACCGCCATCTCCAACGCCGCTTCCGACATTAAGGACTATTGGGATCCCATCAAGCTGATATTAAAGGCAGTCGGTGGACTCGTAGGATTTATCGGAGGCTTGAGGGTGTACAACAAGTGGACGAACGGCGACCAGGATGTCAACAAAGAAATCCTCGGCTATGGCGGGGCGATGATCTTCCTTATCGTGGTTCCGGAATTTGTAACCGCATTCTTTGCTTAA
- a CDS encoding ParA family protein, with protein MIITFATQKGGTGKTTLAIAFANYLSGITTRKIKVYDFDYQKSFFNKWREDADSELPKLYDVEVIGEDDDEPPFEDLEQVVDLKESKDLFLFDLAGTLDQRYSDVLVYSDFIIIPFEYSDVSVKSTLVFKNLLGLLESEAERIFIRSKYDKGYKYLNQKEMDIELAKYGTLLENPVFKRNCLQTIDTRKLTYEQKYAVKKPFDEIIQKISEVKKVAL; from the coding sequence ATGATCATCACATTTGCCACGCAAAAAGGCGGAACAGGGAAAACCACCCTCGCCATCGCTTTCGCCAACTATCTTTCCGGAATTACCACAAGGAAGATCAAGGTGTATGATTTCGACTACCAAAAATCCTTTTTCAACAAATGGAGGGAGGATGCGGACTCGGAACTGCCCAAACTGTATGACGTAGAAGTTATCGGCGAAGATGACGATGAACCGCCTTTCGAGGACTTGGAACAGGTTGTCGACCTGAAAGAAAGCAAAGACCTGTTCCTGTTCGATTTGGCGGGAACGCTTGACCAGAGATACAGCGATGTCTTGGTGTACAGCGACTTTATCATCATTCCCTTCGAGTATTCCGATGTTTCCGTAAAATCGACGCTGGTATTCAAAAATCTTCTTGGTTTATTGGAAAGCGAGGCGGAAAGAATCTTCATCCGCTCCAAATACGACAAAGGCTACAAATATCTCAACCAAAAGGAAATGGATATAGAGTTGGCAAAATACGGAACTCTGCTAGAAAATCCGGTGTTCAAAAGAAACTGCCTCCAAACCATCGACACCCGAAAACTCACCTACGAGCAAAAATACGCCGTAAAGAAGCCGTTCGACGAAATTATACAGAAGATCAGCGAGGTCAAAAAAGTTGCGCTTTAA
- a CDS encoding relaxase/mobilization nuclease domain-containing protein: MIVKIIPASGTDFHGVQYNDKKVEKGTGELMLMKNFPSFINGDSSPEQVRDYFKSISKNEKVKKPQFHAVISAKYQNHSKEELTEIAKDFMQEMGYGKQPFIVVYHSDTENNHVHIVSTRVDKQTGKKINDSYERLKAQKALADLLEKRYGISSEEKLEKLLNYQIGSISQLELLLERSGFKLTKDTNNENDFSILKNGVKLKTIYGNQISFTPNSDNGRKRQLKAILSRYKDLCSNKVFKVEDKRLQESMLPEERHNGHWKPKIEFESELQKKLRDIFGLDMVFHHKDGQKPFGYSIIDHKSGKVFKGSEIMKMNELFELTDEKIDKKLFESLKDYNLADSFSKQILMEHLKRQNPENAVKEFMLFESKKIKNREVFSAIKNDVKDYVETQKNNDVHLIKSEEGKYYAVHSKLHYVGALENLIGEKAYQKFLNPSQELASEDRDENLSKQLDRSIDDLIFQFTKPSGGAGKDPAEEELRKRRKNKKRT, encoded by the coding sequence ATGATTGTCAAGATTATTCCTGCTTCAGGCACGGATTTTCACGGAGTCCAATACAACGACAAAAAGGTGGAGAAAGGGACGGGAGAACTGATGCTGATGAAAAACTTTCCCTCCTTCATCAATGGGGACAGCAGTCCGGAACAGGTTCGGGACTACTTCAAATCCATCTCAAAAAATGAAAAGGTAAAGAAACCCCAGTTCCACGCCGTGATTTCTGCAAAATATCAGAACCATAGCAAAGAGGAACTAACCGAGATCGCCAAAGACTTCATGCAGGAAATGGGCTATGGAAAACAGCCGTTTATTGTGGTTTACCACAGCGACACCGAGAACAACCACGTCCATATAGTCTCCACAAGGGTTGACAAGCAGACTGGAAAGAAAATCAACGACAGTTACGAGCGGTTGAAAGCCCAAAAAGCACTTGCTGACCTACTGGAAAAACGATACGGAATAAGTTCCGAGGAAAAATTAGAAAAACTGCTAAACTATCAAATCGGTTCCATCAGCCAACTGGAACTCCTACTTGAAAGAAGCGGGTTCAAACTCACCAAAGACACAAATAATGAAAATGACTTTTCCATTCTGAAGAACGGGGTAAAACTTAAAACCATCTACGGTAACCAAATCAGTTTTACTCCCAATTCGGACAACGGGCGAAAGAGACAGCTGAAAGCCATTTTGAGCAGATATAAAGACCTCTGTTCCAACAAAGTCTTCAAGGTAGAGGATAAAAGGTTGCAGGAATCAATGCTACCAGAGGAAAGACACAACGGGCATTGGAAACCCAAGATTGAGTTCGAGAGCGAACTCCAGAAAAAATTGCGGGACATCTTCGGACTGGATATGGTTTTCCACCACAAGGACGGACAAAAGCCATTCGGATACAGCATCATCGACCATAAGTCGGGAAAGGTGTTCAAGGGAAGCGAGATCATGAAGATGAACGAACTGTTTGAGCTGACCGATGAAAAAATAGACAAGAAACTATTTGAAAGTCTAAAGGACTACAATCTGGCGGACAGTTTTTCAAAACAAATTTTAATGGAGCATCTAAAACGCCAGAATCCCGAAAACGCAGTAAAAGAATTTATGCTTTTCGAGTCCAAGAAAATAAAGAACAGGGAGGTTTTCAGCGCCATAAAAAACGATGTAAAGGATTATGTCGAAACACAGAAAAATAACGATGTCCACCTCATAAAATCGGAAGAGGGAAAATATTATGCCGTCCACTCCAAACTGCATTATGTGGGAGCATTGGAAAATTTAATTGGCGAGAAAGCCTATCAAAAATTCCTCAATCCAAGCCAAGAATTGGCATCGGAAGATAGAGATGAAAATCTTTCCAAACAACTGGACAGAAGCATAGACGACCTGATTTTCCAATTCACCAAACCATCGGGAGGAGCAGGAAAAGACCCTGCCGAAGAAGAGTTAAGAAAAAGACGCAAAAACAAAAAAAGAACATAA
- a CDS encoding HlyD family efflux transporter periplasmic adaptor subunit, producing the protein MELENEKTKFLQAEQNLKNINITLSQMQEAVSNLNKTKSGASINTEKDKITYSSQTLQLFEQLRKSLRQWEQNYLIISSTEGVVSFQQFWGENQFVKPGDIVMSVLPNDKEFVVGRMLIPSVNSGKVKPNQKVLVKLDNYRYQEYGIVEGKVQNISLTPDDKGNYYVDVLLPKGLQTSFGKKLPFDRELKGSAEIVTEDLRLIERFFYQIRKLLGYQA; encoded by the coding sequence ATGGAACTAGAAAATGAAAAAACAAAATTTCTACAGGCAGAACAAAATTTGAAAAATATCAATATAACATTGTCACAGATGCAGGAAGCGGTTTCAAATCTAAATAAAACCAAAAGCGGTGCATCAATAAATACTGAGAAAGATAAGATTACTTACAGCTCCCAAACGCTCCAATTATTTGAACAGCTAAGAAAATCACTGAGACAATGGGAACAAAATTATCTAATTATTTCTTCTACTGAAGGAGTAGTTAGTTTCCAACAATTTTGGGGAGAGAACCAATTTGTAAAACCCGGTGATATTGTGATGTCTGTTCTACCCAATGATAAGGAATTTGTTGTTGGTCGGATGTTGATTCCATCCGTCAATTCTGGTAAAGTTAAACCAAATCAAAAGGTTTTAGTAAAGCTTGATAATTACCGATACCAAGAATATGGAATCGTTGAAGGCAAGGTCCAAAACATCTCTCTTACTCCAGATGATAAAGGGAACTATTATGTTGACGTTTTGCTTCCAAAAGGATTGCAAACTTCTTTTGGGAAAAAATTGCCATTTGACAGAGAACTCAAAGGAAGTGCCGAGATTGTCACCGAGGATTTAAGGCTAATTGAAAGGTTTTTCTATCAAATTAGGAAATTGTTGGGGTATCAAGCTTAA
- a CDS encoding GNAT family N-acetyltransferase, translating into MSKKNVVEIIEFSEELSEPIKTLNYEWLEKYFRIEEGDVASLSDPQKHIIDKGGHIYYAKLDGEIVGTASLLKKSETVYELGKLAVSDKAQGHGIGTILIEHCLNMAKQKQIKTLILYSNTILQSAIHLFRKYGFEEVELESGVYERANIKMEKHF; encoded by the coding sequence ATGAGTAAAAAAAACGTGGTTGAAATCATAGAATTTTCAGAAGAGTTATCTGAACCAATTAAGACACTGAATTACGAGTGGCTTGAAAAATATTTTCGTATAGAAGAAGGTGATGTTGCATCACTTTCAGATCCTCAAAAGCATATCATAGACAAAGGCGGCCATATTTATTATGCTAAACTCGATGGTGAAATTGTTGGTACAGCCTCACTGTTAAAGAAAAGTGAAACGGTTTACGAATTAGGTAAATTGGCTGTCAGCGACAAAGCACAGGGACACGGTATTGGGACAATATTGATTGAACATTGCTTAAATATGGCCAAACAAAAACAAATAAAGACACTTATTTTATACTCAAACACAATATTGCAGTCGGCTATTCATTTATTTAGAAAATACGGATTTGAGGAAGTTGAACTGGAAAGTGGAGTTTACGAAAGAGCAAATATCAAAATGGAGAAACACTTTTAG
- a CDS encoding tyrosine-type recombinase/integrase: MDFSDKRFQFSSGTHNGSNVIWVQFEKDRQLISFLREHTKARWSASQKKWYVTDNRHYRKLFGLPEKITGKAVLSKIHLVNLPEFQRFQEHLLLKRYSQNTLRTYSIEFAQLLYILKSYPVQELSPERLRSYFLYCHEKLKLSESEIHSRMNAVKFYFEQVLHRQKMFFDIPRPKKKLLLPKMLSKAEIKKIIAATENPKHSLVLKICYGMGLRVSEVVALKLSDIDSAEMLVRIEQGKGKKDRIAVLPQSLLPELREYYLSYRPKVYLFEGKEGEAYSVRSAQAVFRKAMEKAGIRKKVGIHGLRHSFATHLMETGTDIRFIQELLGHNSIKTTQIYTHVTDLSKSRIKSPLDSL, encoded by the coding sequence ATGGATTTTTCAGACAAAAGATTTCAGTTTTCCTCCGGAACTCACAACGGCTCCAACGTTATTTGGGTGCAGTTTGAAAAAGACCGGCAGCTCATTTCCTTTCTGCGCGAACACACAAAAGCACGGTGGTCCGCCTCACAAAAAAAATGGTATGTTACCGATAACAGGCACTACCGCAAACTTTTTGGGCTGCCCGAGAAAATAACCGGCAAGGCAGTACTCTCCAAAATTCACCTTGTCAATTTGCCGGAGTTCCAGCGTTTCCAGGAACATCTCCTGCTGAAGCGGTACAGTCAAAATACCTTACGCACTTACAGCATAGAATTTGCACAGTTGCTCTACATCCTAAAAAGTTATCCCGTGCAGGAGCTTTCTCCCGAACGTTTGCGGTCTTATTTCCTCTACTGCCACGAAAAACTGAAACTCTCGGAAAGCGAAATCCACAGCCGCATGAATGCCGTAAAGTTTTATTTTGAGCAAGTGCTCCACCGCCAAAAAATGTTTTTCGACATTCCGCGCCCAAAGAAAAAACTGCTCCTTCCCAAAATGCTCAGCAAAGCTGAAATCAAGAAAATAATAGCTGCCACTGAAAATCCCAAACATTCACTTGTTCTGAAAATATGTTACGGCATGGGGCTCCGTGTGAGTGAAGTGGTAGCGTTAAAACTTTCCGATATCGACAGTGCGGAAATGCTGGTGCGCATCGAACAGGGGAAAGGTAAAAAAGACCGTATCGCCGTACTTCCCCAAAGCTTACTGCCAGAATTGCGGGAATATTACCTGAGCTACCGCCCAAAGGTTTACCTTTTCGAGGGTAAAGAAGGCGAGGCATATTCTGTACGGTCTGCGCAGGCGGTATTTAGGAAGGCGATGGAAAAGGCAGGCATTCGCAAGAAAGTCGGTATTCACGGATTGCGCCACAGTTTTGCCACTCACTTAATGGAAACAGGAACCGATATCCGCTTTATTCAGGAGCTCCTTGGGCATAATTCCATTAAAACCACCCAAATCTACACGCATGTGACAGACCTTTCAAAGTCCAGGATAAAAAGTCCGCTGGATTCTTTATAA
- a CDS encoding AadS family aminoglycoside 6-adenylyltransferase has translation MKVRDEKLKAIIDWSKNNRDIRAVLLTSSLVNPLAPVDDFSDLDIELIFENNAKYISDNTWTENFGNPIAMVEEDETYFEGKHAMKMVLYADYVKVDFKLYSKPEFLLDAKKNELHEDWDIGYKVLVDKEGLTNSLKKPTHQIFIIKKPTEKKFKQVLNDFWWDIAHTAKCIIRDDLFYTKFMTENNIRTDYLIPLIEWYISSEHNWNITTNKYGRLFKKYLTTDLWETIEQTFSGSKKNDNWDALFAMADLVSKIGTELSKKLNYDYPKKLEKDIRKYLDELKTK, from the coding sequence ATGAAAGTTCGTGACGAAAAACTAAAAGCAATAATTGATTGGTCTAAAAATAACCGAGACATAAGAGCAGTATTATTGACAAGTTCACTTGTAAATCCATTAGCACCTGTTGACGATTTTAGCGACTTAGACATTGAACTTATATTCGAAAATAACGCCAAATATATTTCAGACAATACTTGGACAGAAAATTTTGGAAATCCAATTGCAATGGTTGAAGAAGACGAAACCTATTTCGAAGGTAAACACGCTATGAAAATGGTTTTATATGCTGACTATGTCAAAGTAGATTTCAAATTATACAGCAAACCCGAATTTTTACTTGACGCAAAAAAAAATGAATTACACGAAGATTGGGATATTGGCTATAAAGTTTTGGTGGATAAAGAAGGGCTAACAAATAGTCTAAAAAAGCCTACTCACCAGATTTTTATAATAAAAAAACCTACAGAAAAAAAATTCAAACAAGTTTTAAATGACTTTTGGTGGGACATTGCTCATACCGCAAAATGTATTATTAGGGATGACTTGTTTTATACAAAGTTTATGACTGAAAATAATATCCGAACAGACTATTTAATCCCTTTAATCGAATGGTACATTTCAAGCGAACATAATTGGAATATTACAACCAATAAATACGGCAGACTTTTTAAAAAATACCTGACTACCGATTTGTGGGAAACAATAGAACAAACATTTTCAGGAAGTAAAAAAAATGATAATTGGGATGCTTTATTTGCAATGGCTGATTTAGTTTCAAAAATTGGAACTGAATTATCGAAAAAACTAAATTATGATTATCCCAAAAAATTAGAAAAAGACATACGAAAATATTTGGACGAATTAAAAACTAAATAA
- a CDS encoding IS91 family transposase — MRGFKTIKKQPTQPQSQPQSQPQYEVADVLNKLGSKLEDLGLNSWQLRTLFALKKCRTSALGGHIDACDECGNISISYNSCRNRHCPKCQGRNREDWIQTRETELLPVPYFHVVFTLPEVLNKTALHEPKMLYDILFESAWETLQTFGKNKNLQMGMIAVLHTWGQNLSLHPHVHCIVPGGGVDENGAWKNIRSDGKFLFSVKALSKVFRAKFCEKLKANLKDKFNENQENEYEKIRQSLWEKDWVVYAKKPFGSPKSVVEYLGRYTHKIAISNGRIRGIDAETVTFSYKDYRQKGIKKQMVLSHAEFIRRFAMHILPKRFVKIRHYGFLSSTWKRIKLKKLQQKLGIQPKEKPLPKPFQPKCSCCKTGNLVTIAMFDLRGPPQWFLEMSQSQPTPKK; from the coding sequence ATGAGAGGTTTTAAAACCATAAAAAAACAGCCAACTCAACCTCAATCTCAACCTCAATCTCAACCTCAATACGAAGTCGCCGATGTTTTAAACAAATTAGGTTCAAAATTGGAAGATTTAGGATTAAATTCCTGGCAATTAAGAACTTTATTTGCATTAAAAAAGTGCAGAACTTCGGCTTTGGGAGGACATATCGATGCTTGCGACGAATGCGGAAATATCAGCATCAGCTACAACTCCTGCCGAAACCGTCATTGCCCGAAATGCCAAGGGCGGAACCGAGAAGATTGGATACAAACACGGGAAACCGAACTGCTTCCTGTGCCTTATTTTCACGTAGTTTTTACGCTTCCTGAAGTATTGAACAAAACAGCGCTTCACGAGCCCAAGATGTTGTATGATATTTTATTTGAATCGGCTTGGGAAACGCTTCAAACGTTTGGCAAAAACAAAAATCTCCAAATGGGAATGATTGCTGTTTTGCACACTTGGGGACAGAATTTGAGTCTTCATCCGCACGTGCACTGCATTGTTCCCGGTGGTGGCGTGGATGAAAACGGAGCTTGGAAAAACATCAGAAGTGATGGTAAATTTTTGTTTTCGGTAAAGGCTTTGAGTAAAGTTTTCAGGGCTAAATTTTGTGAGAAACTGAAAGCTAATTTAAAGGATAAATTCAATGAAAATCAAGAAAATGAATACGAAAAAATCAGGCAAAGTCTGTGGGAAAAAGATTGGGTAGTTTACGCCAAAAAGCCATTTGGAAGCCCAAAATCTGTGGTGGAATATTTGGGCAGATACACCCACAAAATTGCCATCAGCAATGGTAGAATTAGGGGAATTGATGCGGAAACGGTCACTTTTTCTTACAAAGATTACCGCCAAAAAGGCATCAAAAAGCAGATGGTTTTGAGCCACGCAGAGTTTATCCGAAGATTTGCGATGCATATTTTGCCCAAAAGGTTTGTGAAAATCCGTCATTACGGTTTTTTGAGCAGCACTTGGAAACGAATTAAGCTTAAAAAACTGCAACAAAAATTAGGCATCCAGCCCAAAGAAAAACCTTTGCCAAAGCCGTTTCAACCGAAATGCAGTTGTTGTAAAACAGGGAATTTAGTCACCATTGCAATGTTTGATTTGAGGGGACCGCCACAATGGTTTTTGGAGATGAGCCAAAGTCAGCCAACGCCTAAAAAATAG